A genomic window from Streptomyces sp. NBC_01429 includes:
- a CDS encoding helix-turn-helix transcriptional regulator, which yields MYLFDRDKELEILRGAFAESFDGSGQLVIITGGPGSGKTGLIDEFLNTAGETDARLLTATASLADRSHPMAVIRQLLHNGGVDSGPLDQVKCDTQSSHVVSAALLELAKDDPMVIAIDDAHLMDSASLQTVLHLLRRIRSKKIMVVCVSWEQFGPTGPRVHAELIRLPHRRVRLRPLSPQGVARLLSIQTDQPLPTDASSVYHRTTAGNPMLVNALLDDSARLGTTIGEPVASLAYRQAVLDCLQRGDSLQLRVARAIAALGEQATAKTAAPLADTSPDSVQEVVDILDSMGLLSGYRFRHPAAASAVLGDMEAAERSRLHSAVARLLYLDGAPAPDVAKHLVAADQVTEPWGPAVLRLAAEQELAVDNVGQSTDFLQLALRECEDKHEWQALSAELARAEWRVNPAAAAPHLEPLRQAVLEDTLDVQDTATVLRHMLWQGDAELAAETVTTLGGAHTVADAQVMAEVDFIRHWFYGVPRVSRRADLTRTAALERATPDSADSLWTKVALLVNGLATDESVANVAESLQSYQFSHLKLELVAMSLLAIAHTDRTAIAVETCDALLECAVERRATTWQALLSSIRAELAMLQGDVVTAGTRATEALDLLHPQGWGVLVGLPLSTAIFAHTHLGNHAAAAELLKRKVPDTMFQTIFGIQYLRARGHHHLATDRAFAALNDFEACGQLMRDRNPDLQQGVPWRIDLAQANLRIGKVRLAKEWAEKQIRLPGGHSSRSRAMALRVLAGASQPRHRASLLRKAIDLLQACGDRLELSLAFADLSAAHYELGDYARARLVARQAAQEAEVCRIASPVGNRLDNPPPTGPPAGDDIAPILSDAECRVAGLAALGYTNREISSRIHVTVSTVEQHLTRVYRKLNVASRAELPSKVLEHRIPTMSERIPGSRSTAV from the coding sequence ATGTACCTGTTCGATCGTGACAAAGAACTGGAAATCCTGCGCGGCGCATTCGCCGAGTCCTTCGACGGATCAGGGCAACTCGTCATCATCACCGGAGGCCCCGGATCGGGGAAGACCGGACTGATAGATGAATTCTTGAATACTGCGGGCGAAACAGACGCGAGATTACTGACGGCCACCGCTTCCCTCGCCGACCGGTCACATCCGATGGCCGTGATCCGGCAATTGCTGCATAACGGAGGAGTCGATTCCGGCCCTCTGGATCAGGTGAAATGCGACACACAATCCAGCCATGTCGTTTCCGCCGCCCTGCTGGAACTGGCGAAGGACGACCCGATGGTCATCGCCATTGATGACGCCCATCTCATGGACAGTGCGTCTTTGCAGACCGTCCTTCATCTGTTGAGACGGATACGGTCGAAGAAGATCATGGTGGTGTGTGTCAGCTGGGAACAGTTCGGCCCGACCGGGCCCCGGGTCCACGCGGAGCTGATCCGGCTGCCGCACCGCCGGGTACGGCTGAGGCCGCTCTCCCCGCAGGGCGTGGCCCGGCTGCTCTCCATACAGACGGACCAGCCGCTGCCCACGGACGCCAGCAGCGTCTACCACCGTACGACCGCGGGCAACCCGATGCTGGTGAACGCCCTGTTGGACGACAGCGCCCGGCTCGGCACCACCATCGGTGAGCCCGTCGCCAGCCTCGCCTACCGGCAGGCCGTGCTCGACTGCCTCCAGCGCGGGGACTCCCTCCAGCTGCGGGTGGCCAGGGCGATCGCCGCGCTCGGCGAACAGGCGACCGCGAAGACCGCGGCGCCGCTCGCGGACACGTCGCCCGACTCGGTCCAGGAAGTCGTCGACATCCTCGACTCGATGGGCCTGCTCAGCGGCTACCGCTTCCGCCACCCGGCCGCCGCGAGCGCGGTGCTGGGCGACATGGAGGCGGCCGAACGGTCACGGCTGCACAGCGCCGTCGCACGCCTCCTCTACCTGGACGGCGCGCCCGCGCCCGACGTGGCGAAGCACCTGGTGGCGGCCGATCAGGTCACCGAGCCGTGGGGGCCGGCCGTACTGCGGCTGGCGGCCGAGCAGGAACTGGCCGTGGACAACGTCGGCCAGTCGACGGACTTCCTCCAACTCGCCCTGCGGGAGTGCGAGGACAAGCACGAGTGGCAGGCCCTCTCCGCCGAACTGGCCCGCGCGGAGTGGCGGGTGAACCCGGCCGCCGCGGCGCCGCACCTCGAACCGCTGCGCCAGGCGGTACTGGAGGACACCCTCGATGTGCAGGACACCGCGACGGTGCTGCGGCACATGCTGTGGCAGGGCGACGCCGAACTGGCCGCCGAGACGGTCACCACCCTGGGCGGCGCGCACACCGTGGCCGACGCGCAGGTCATGGCCGAGGTCGACTTCATCAGACACTGGTTCTACGGTGTGCCGCGCGTCAGCCGGCGCGCCGACCTGACCAGGACGGCCGCACTGGAGCGCGCCACCCCGGACAGCGCGGACAGCCTCTGGACGAAAGTGGCGCTGCTGGTCAACGGGCTCGCCACCGACGAGTCCGTGGCGAATGTGGCCGAGTCGCTCCAGAGCTACCAGTTCAGCCATCTGAAACTGGAGCTGGTGGCGATGTCCCTGCTGGCCATCGCGCACACCGACAGGACCGCGATCGCCGTCGAGACCTGCGACGCGCTGCTGGAGTGCGCGGTGGAGCGCCGCGCCACCACCTGGCAGGCGTTACTGAGCAGCATCAGAGCCGAACTCGCCATGCTCCAGGGCGATGTGGTCACCGCCGGGACCCGCGCGACCGAGGCCCTGGATCTGCTGCATCCGCAGGGCTGGGGGGTGCTGGTCGGACTCCCCCTGTCCACGGCGATCTTCGCGCACACGCACCTGGGCAACCACGCGGCCGCCGCCGAGCTGCTCAAGCGCAAGGTGCCGGACACCATGTTCCAGACCATCTTCGGAATCCAGTACCTGCGGGCCAGGGGCCATCACCACCTCGCGACCGACCGGGCGTTCGCCGCGCTCAACGACTTCGAGGCGTGCGGCCAGTTGATGCGCGACCGGAACCCCGATCTTCAGCAGGGCGTTCCCTGGCGCATCGATCTCGCCCAGGCCAATCTGCGGATCGGCAAGGTCAGGCTCGCCAAGGAGTGGGCCGAGAAGCAGATCCGGCTGCCCGGCGGGCACAGCTCGCGCTCGCGCGCCATGGCGCTGCGGGTGCTGGCCGGCGCCAGCCAGCCCCGGCACCGCGCCTCGCTGCTGCGCAAGGCGATCGATCTGCTCCAGGCCTGCGGTGACCGGCTGGAACTCTCGCTGGCGTTCGCCGACCTGTCGGCGGCCCACTACGAGCTGGGCGACTACGCGCGGGCCCGTCTCGTGGCGCGTCAGGCCGCCCAGGAGGCGGAGGTCTGCCGGATCGCCTCGCCGGTGGGCAACCGGCTGGACAATCCCCCGCCGACCGGTCCCCCGGCCGGTGACGACATCGCGCCGATCCTGAGCGATGCCGAGTGCCGGGTGGCGGGGCTGGCCGCGCTCGGGTACACCAACCGGGAGATCAGCAGCCGGATCCATGTGACGGTCAGCACGGTGGAGCAGCATCTGACGCGTGTCTACCGGAAGCTGAACGTCGCCAGCCGGGCGGAGTTGCCGTCGAAGGTGCTGGAGCACCGGATCCCCACCATGTCGGAGCGAATACCCGGGAGCCGGTCGACGGCCGTGTAG